From the genome of Candidatus Delongbacteria bacterium, one region includes:
- a CDS encoding C25 family cysteine peptidase, which translates to MRAGGLALALLLGLTGLSRAAVRVSALPHLLQQIQPDGGLLLRLDGAADLPAEWPLVVRHQGRTLRPETPGGARLDLPVHALESAGDTRCDGLLVPRAVLEGGLLLREEGRTPERRSAGLRALAPPDPWARHAFARLEVGGEGLIRVTGAWLAEHVPGVLPDPRTWTLVHNGVPEPMLAEGCEDGSFDPDDQLIFWAEPSRPAVPELGVDTQEDPWCRREVWFLASDGTPGPRFAQETGEIIETDPERYSAPLTFPATVHVEEYNHFSRLTYVLDEPHPDHMFWTTGIYGGTLRNVTFDAPGLYPYSALPVQMRVCLRGLSAPAEEGEPDVYQRLRLYVNSTGGGALEVGADGSWRNQELRIAEFGAEAFPDHSSFVEGQNTLILAGVDEPPAGEFSSCLLNWLELTYQREYKAQGDRLLFSADPALDGRVVNFEVSGFSGEDIRVFKLGQSHFRSVIVRPLAGAWRLRFQDEFLAGTRYVAATERSLRAPDAGERVEYHGLADRVAGAGVLVVLADSLWRSGGADLLQPLLQQVASREGEVLLVSDRWVYDEFSHGKVRPHALRDLILRAWRNWSTPPGWVLLVGDGAPAPRLTTPGLEPVLPLMYEQVYKWGAASSDDWFAREENGAQLPVVVSRWPAATPEDLANLVAKEAAYRTAAPGAWNNSLLLAAGARAQDEGIFMQQTENLIRLQVPDRFFIRRILAGEQGGAYIGSRPELLALVNEGQLLVNYAGHGGGAVWEDNQLFRSEDVALLDNAQRLAFFTNATCFIASLDYQGSLGRALLNTPEVGAIGVLGSTGLGFRDTGMELVADFWTLLLGNPELAVGQALREAKQRLWLRRVPGHEGSLEEKYVHAVNVMNTILGLPWQRLALPLESQPALANPVIETGGVLQFSGSGAAPGGQGLVEVYSSAERAAQTGPNFVTDVIRVPVSAGNDGAWTAAVPLPASLPGGGATGSLRVWMPGAEGGGHSGVSWFHPADSLSGTLAWQARLLPDPPRPGLPLRAEVLVASAQLVDSVAALLSIQPPNQAATQLRLSLTPLAGDPQRWQSAGTAGPFADSTLVGLRFALYDADGPDSTTTSWYWVEDARPRLSWTLLPGTDAAGQPEAVVGNDGESESDTLTCRLVRGLDGSATAGRIPPVPRGGSRRVSLPLPVGTLGETFRVEADWDPALGGPLPDALEFALTRVAVPAESWTDVVAGGVLRIRHGESGRILAVRELPVDSLLVEQVGRRLDAGPWLLEWRDGVPGPVQGELELTTVDSLRRLDTELLEYDGATRQLLARLGGQVQLERADTLRAAFTLNSAEGFALGRLADTGAPVVQLEVDGQVFDRGGFVPPRAAFSWTLTDPGGLDARPENIQLTMDGDSISSAELALLPDPAGGRLSVRYALDGSAPRGEPLALRLFVRDAAGNGTLHESEFMVGERLALQYMGTYPNPFQRETRFVFSLSGVANGAKIEIYTVAGRLIRRLEIPGPLINYVETLWDGRDRVGDVVANGVYFYRLTAEGPEGRVEHTGKVARLK; encoded by the coding sequence CGAGGGCCTGATCCGGGTCACCGGCGCCTGGCTGGCCGAGCACGTGCCGGGAGTGCTGCCCGATCCACGCACGTGGACCCTGGTTCATAATGGCGTGCCGGAGCCCATGCTGGCCGAGGGCTGCGAGGACGGCTCCTTCGATCCGGACGACCAGCTGATTTTCTGGGCCGAACCCAGCCGGCCCGCCGTGCCCGAACTGGGCGTCGACACGCAGGAGGATCCCTGGTGCCGGCGCGAGGTCTGGTTCCTGGCCAGCGACGGCACCCCGGGCCCGCGCTTCGCCCAGGAGACGGGCGAGATCATCGAGACCGATCCCGAGCGCTACTCCGCGCCGCTGACTTTTCCCGCCACGGTGCACGTGGAGGAGTACAACCACTTCAGCCGGCTCACCTACGTGCTGGACGAGCCCCACCCCGACCACATGTTCTGGACCACGGGCATCTACGGCGGCACGCTGCGCAACGTGACCTTCGACGCACCGGGGCTCTATCCCTACTCGGCGCTGCCGGTGCAGATGAGAGTCTGCCTGCGCGGATTGAGCGCGCCGGCCGAGGAGGGCGAGCCCGACGTCTATCAGCGGCTGCGCCTCTACGTGAACAGCACAGGCGGCGGCGCGCTGGAGGTGGGCGCGGACGGCAGCTGGCGCAACCAGGAATTGCGGATCGCCGAGTTCGGTGCCGAGGCCTTTCCCGACCACAGCTCCTTCGTCGAGGGCCAGAACACGCTGATCCTGGCCGGGGTGGACGAGCCGCCGGCGGGCGAGTTTTCCTCCTGCTTGCTCAATTGGCTGGAGCTGACCTACCAGCGCGAGTACAAGGCCCAGGGGGACCGCCTGCTCTTCAGCGCCGACCCGGCCCTGGACGGCCGCGTGGTGAACTTCGAGGTCAGCGGGTTCAGCGGCGAGGACATCCGGGTCTTCAAGCTGGGCCAGTCGCACTTCCGCAGCGTCATCGTGCGGCCGCTGGCCGGCGCCTGGCGGCTGCGCTTCCAGGACGAGTTCCTGGCGGGCACGCGCTACGTGGCGGCCACGGAGCGCTCCCTGCGCGCGCCGGATGCCGGAGAGCGCGTGGAGTACCACGGGTTGGCCGACCGGGTGGCGGGCGCCGGCGTGCTGGTGGTGCTGGCGGACAGCCTCTGGCGTTCCGGCGGCGCCGACCTGTTGCAACCCCTGCTGCAGCAGGTGGCCAGTCGGGAGGGCGAGGTCCTGCTGGTGAGCGATCGCTGGGTCTACGACGAATTCAGCCACGGCAAGGTGCGGCCCCACGCCCTGCGGGATTTGATCCTGCGCGCCTGGCGCAACTGGAGCACGCCGCCCGGCTGGGTCCTGCTGGTGGGCGACGGAGCGCCTGCCCCGCGCCTGACCACGCCGGGCCTGGAACCCGTGCTGCCGCTGATGTACGAGCAGGTCTACAAGTGGGGCGCGGCCTCCAGCGACGACTGGTTCGCCCGCGAGGAGAACGGCGCCCAGCTGCCCGTGGTGGTCAGCCGCTGGCCGGCCGCCACGCCGGAGGATCTGGCCAACCTGGTGGCCAAGGAGGCGGCTTATCGCACGGCCGCGCCGGGCGCCTGGAACAACAGCCTGCTGCTGGCCGCGGGCGCCCGCGCCCAGGACGAGGGCATCTTCATGCAGCAGACGGAAAACCTGATCCGCCTGCAGGTGCCGGACCGCTTCTTCATCCGGCGCATCCTGGCTGGCGAGCAGGGCGGGGCCTACATCGGCTCGCGGCCCGAGCTGCTGGCCCTGGTCAACGAGGGCCAGTTGTTGGTGAACTACGCCGGGCACGGGGGCGGCGCCGTCTGGGAGGACAACCAGCTCTTCCGCAGCGAGGACGTGGCCCTGCTGGACAACGCCCAGCGGCTGGCTTTCTTCACCAACGCCACCTGCTTCATCGCCAGCCTGGACTACCAGGGCTCGCTGGGGCGCGCGCTGCTCAACACTCCGGAGGTGGGCGCCATCGGCGTGCTGGGCTCGACGGGGCTGGGCTTCCGTGACACAGGGATGGAATTGGTCGCGGACTTTTGGACCCTGCTGCTGGGCAACCCGGAACTCGCCGTGGGTCAGGCCCTGCGCGAGGCCAAGCAGCGGCTCTGGCTGCGGCGCGTGCCGGGCCACGAGGGCAGCCTGGAAGAGAAGTACGTGCACGCGGTCAACGTGATGAACACGATCCTCGGCCTGCCCTGGCAGCGGCTGGCGCTCCCCCTTGAGAGCCAGCCCGCGCTGGCCAATCCGGTGATCGAGACCGGCGGCGTGCTGCAGTTCTCCGGCAGCGGCGCGGCGCCCGGCGGCCAGGGGTTGGTGGAAGTCTACTCCAGCGCCGAGCGGGCGGCCCAGACCGGCCCCAATTTCGTGACGGACGTGATCCGCGTGCCGGTGAGCGCCGGGAACGACGGCGCCTGGACGGCGGCGGTGCCGCTGCCCGCTAGTCTGCCCGGCGGCGGCGCCACGGGCTCCCTGCGGGTCTGGATGCCCGGTGCCGAGGGCGGAGGCCACTCGGGTGTGAGCTGGTTCCATCCGGCGGACAGCCTGTCCGGCACGCTGGCCTGGCAGGCGCGCCTGCTGCCGGATCCGCCGCGGCCCGGCCTGCCGCTGCGTGCGGAAGTGCTGGTGGCCTCGGCCCAACTGGTGGACAGCGTAGCCGCGCTGCTGAGCATCCAGCCGCCGAATCAGGCTGCCACCCAGCTGCGCCTGAGCCTGACGCCGCTGGCGGGCGATCCCCAGCGCTGGCAGAGCGCGGGCACGGCCGGGCCCTTCGCCGACAGCACGCTGGTGGGCCTGCGCTTCGCCCTCTACGACGCGGACGGCCCGGACAGCACCACCACCAGCTGGTACTGGGTGGAGGACGCCCGGCCGCGCCTGAGCTGGACCCTGTTGCCCGGTACGGATGCCGCGGGCCAACCGGAAGCGGTGGTGGGCAACGACGGCGAGAGTGAATCGGACACGCTGACCTGCCGGCTGGTGCGCGGGCTCGACGGCAGCGCGACGGCGGGCCGGATTCCCCCCGTGCCCCGGGGTGGCAGCCGGCGGGTGTCCCTGCCCCTGCCGGTGGGGACACTGGGTGAGACTTTCCGCGTCGAGGCCGACTGGGATCCGGCGCTGGGCGGCCCGCTGCCCGATGCGCTGGAGTTCGCGCTGACCCGCGTGGCCGTGCCGGCCGAGAGCTGGACGGACGTCGTCGCCGGTGGCGTCCTGCGGATCCGCCACGGCGAGAGCGGGCGGATTCTGGCCGTGCGCGAGTTGCCCGTCGACAGTTTGTTGGTTGAGCAGGTCGGCCGGCGATTGGACGCGGGGCCCTGGCTCCTGGAGTGGCGGGATGGCGTGCCCGGCCCCGTCCAGGGCGAGCTGGAGCTGACGACCGTGGACAGTCTGCGCCGGCTGGACACGGAGCTGCTGGAGTACGACGGGGCGACGAGGCAACTGCTGGCCCGCCTGGGCGGCCAAGTGCAGCTGGAGCGCGCCGACACCTTGCGCGCGGCGTTCACGTTGAATTCCGCGGAGGGATTCGCGCTGGGACGTCTGGCGGACACCGGCGCGCCGGTGGTCCAACTGGAAGTGGACGGCCAAGTCTTCGATCGCGGCGGGTTCGTGCCGCCCCGGGCGGCCTTCAGCTGGACCCTGACCGATCCCGGCGGATTGGACGCGCGCCCGGAGAACATCCAGCTGACCATGGACGGCGACAGCATCTCCAGCGCGGAGCTGGCCCTACTGCCGGATCCCGCCGGCGGGCGGCTCTCCGTGCGCTACGCGCTGGACGGCTCGGCGCCGCGCGGCGAGCCGCTGGCCCTGCGGCTCTTCGTCCGTGACGCGGCGGGCAACGGCACGCTGCACGAGTCGGAATTCATGGTGGGCGAGCGCCTGGCGCTGCAGTACATGGGCACCTATCCCAACCCCTTCCAGCGCGAGACCCGCTTCGTCTTCAGCCTGAGCGGCGTGGCCAACGGCGCGAAGATCGAGATCTACACCGTCGCCGGCCGGCTCATCCGCCGGCTGGAAATCCCCGGCCCGCTGATCAACTACGTGGAGACGCTGTGGGATGGCCGGGATCGCGTGGGCGACGTGGTGGCCAACGGCGTGTATTTCTACCGTTTGACGGCGGAAGGCCCGGAAGGCCGCGTGGAGCACACGGGCAAGGTGGCGAGGTTGAAATGA
- a CDS encoding SLBB domain-containing protein yields the protein MTRLGKLARVLILFSALLLPLHAIAQDVATPPVDDVGAEGGRAAQYFLGDKNAIYITVNVWGKVNKPGQYNVPSGTNLLTLLSAAGGPGSYSRLDNVRIVRLVNQREEILEIDVRRYLNTGDISLIPELKPGDTVVVSGSAYNWIANAVDVVAKVGILLNAVVLMQRLD from the coding sequence TTGACCCGACTTGGAAAACTTGCCCGCGTTCTGATTCTGTTCAGCGCCCTGCTGTTGCCGCTTCACGCCATCGCCCAGGATGTCGCCACCCCGCCGGTGGATGACGTGGGGGCGGAAGGCGGACGTGCGGCGCAGTATTTCCTGGGCGATAAAAACGCCATTTACATCACGGTGAACGTCTGGGGAAAAGTGAACAAGCCGGGGCAATACAACGTCCCCAGCGGCACGAATTTGCTGACGCTGCTGTCCGCCGCGGGCGGACCCGGCAGCTATTCGCGCCTGGACAACGTGCGCATCGTGCGGCTCGTCAATCAACGGGAGGAAATCCTGGAGATCGACGTCCGCCGGTATTTGAACACGGGCGACATCAGCCTGATTCCGGAACTCAAGCCGGGTGACACAGTCGTCGTCTCGGGCAGTGCCTACAACTGGATCGCCAACGCAGTGGACGTGGTGGCCAAAGTGGGCATCCTGTTGAATGCCGTGGTTCTCATGCAGCGGTTGGATTGA